The [Pantoea] beijingensis genomic sequence ATCGGCATTACGCCGGGTAGAATCAATAACTGCTGTGGATCGCGACCGGCTTCCTGAACGCGCTGTTTCTGCGACCGATAAAACGTCTGCCCCTCTTCCAGGCTGGCAGCGGCGGTAAACACCACTTCTGCCGTAGCGGCAGCCAGTGCCTGCCCGTCACTGGACGAGCCGGCTTCAATAATCACCGGCCGTCCCTGCGGCGAACGCGAGATATTCAGCGGTCCCTGCACCTGATAGTGCTCGCCATGATGGTTAATCGGCTGAATTTTATCATCAACAAAGTAACGCCCGCTGGCGGTATCCGGTTCAACCGCGCCCTCCTGCCAGCCTTCCCACAGTTTAAACGCCACCTGTAAAAATTCCCGTGCCTGCGCATAGCGATCCGCATGGGTCGGCATATCTTCACGACTAAAGTTACGTGCCACATCGGTCGAGAACGAAGTCACCACATTCCAGCCCGCCCGTCCCCGACTGATATGGTCGAGTGAAGAGAAACTTCTCGCCAGGGTAAAAGGGTCGCTGAAGGTGGTGGACGCGGTCGCCGCCAGGCCAATATGTCGGGTATTCACCGCCAGCGCGGAGAGCAGCGTCAACGGCTCCAGTCGCGCCATGGTTGACGGCAGTCGGTGTACGCTAGTCGCCAGCGCATCACCGATAAAAAACATATCGAACAGACCTTCTTCGGCCTTTTGAGCAATCTGAATCAGCCAATCGATATCGGTTGGCGATCCCAGGTGGCTGGTGAGACGCCAGCCGCTAACATGGTGCCCCAGCGGCTGAACAAACAGACCCAACCGAAGCTGGCGCGAAGATGATGTTGTATTTTGCATATCGTTTCCTGAATGATTTACGACCGCAGACGTATTGGTTCCGGCGGAACCGATCTAGCCAGCGTCGGTTGCCCGTAGCGCCCGCTCCAGCGCGGATGGGGAAATTTCAAAAGGCAAACGCTCAGCGCTGGCGATAGAAAATTTTACTTCGCGTGCAATGGCCTGGATCGTCGCGCTACGATCGCCCTGCAGCGGGGCCAGCGTCAGCGGCGCGCCATACTGATGCAATAGCGCCAGCAGCTCAGCATCCGGCTCACCGTCGGGATACTGCATATGCGATTGCACCAGCAGGCTAAACCCGACCTTCTCACCGTGTAACCAGTCGTGCAGTTCAGGTTGATATGTCAGCCGATTATGAATTGCATGCGCATAGCCCGGTGTCGGCTGAGCATCACGGATGCTATTTGCCATACCTGCCAGCGCGATACAGGCATCAATCACCTTAGTCAGCGCAGGTGTCACCCGCTGCTGTTCATTATCTTTAACCGCCTGAGCACCGAAAGCCTTAAAGACATCAACGGCCTGCCGGGCCATTAGCGCTTTTAGGTCCAGCGCCAGACTGTCCGGATCCTTCTGCTGATAAGGCTGAAACTCGTACCACTTGGCCAGCGCATCAACGATACCGGCTTTAAGATAGCGGACGTCGCTGCGGGCGATCACTTCACTGTCTACCAGCACTCGATCCGGCATATGGTGTAACGGCTGGCTGCGGATATGCCCACCCTGCGCATTATAAATAATCGAGATGGGCGACCAGGCAGCGCAGGTTGCCGCCAGCGTTGGCATCGTGACCAGAGCAAGATCATCGACCAGATTTGCCACCGCCTTGGCAGCATCCAGCACGCGTCCACCGCCGATACCGAGTACCAGATTTGCGCCCTCGTTTTTTACCTGTTCGCACAGCGTCGCGATGGCTTCATCGGTACATTCCGCCGCAAGCATCGCTACCGCATAATGAATACCAGCCGCCTTCAGACTGATTTCCAGCTCAGGGTTGACCGATTGCCAGGCCCGAGGGCTGGAAACAATGAAAATATGGTGTGAAAGCGGTGCAATATAATCACCGAGCTGGGAACGGATACCGGACAACTGGCAATAATTCTGGGGGGATTTTATTGAGAACACGCCTGAGCCTTTTTTATTTTATGAGCAGAGCGATTCCGGACAACACCCTGACAGAAGCCAATGATGGTCTGAACCGACTATCGCTATCTGACACTGAGTTTTCATCATGCAACAAAGAAAAGTGCATAAGCAAACGCACTTTCCCGATCCTTTCTGCCTAATTCGCAAAAGCTTATACCAATACCAGATTAGGCGATTTATCGCTTGCTGACCGCTTTGCGCGAACGGCATGATGATTCTGAATATTCAGCATGACCTTCCGCTGGCTGACCTGCGGGAGAAGACAATGGAACGCGGCATTCTGTCCTCAATAATTCGGGTTACACCCTATGAAACTGCATTTCCGCCAGCTGACGCTGGATGATCGTCATGAGTATCTTGCCCTGATGCTGACGGCTTATGCCCCTATCCGCGAGCTTGGCATCCATTTTGATGCCGCGACCGCCGATCTGGCACGTGTCAGCCTGCATCTTGAACAACATGCTGTTTATGCTCTGTTTGCGGACGATACCCTCGCCAGCTCGCTGACCCTGCGCTTTCCCTGGGGACCGCTACCCGGTCCGTTCGGCTTGCCACATATCGGCTGGTTCGGCACGGACCCGCAATTTCGTGGACGGCAGTTAGGGCGTCACCTGCTCGAATGGGTTGAGCAACATATCCTGCACGATCGGCTGAAGGCTCCCGCCGTCTCTCTGGGTACTGCCATCAACCATCCCTGGCTGAAAGAGATGTATCAACAGCTGGGCTTCGTCCCGCAGCACCAAACCGATTTAGGTAAAGGGCACATCACGCTGTATATGAAAAAAATTCTTGATGATGCAGCGCATACTCAGTGGATGCGAAAGCATGCAACAGACGCGAACAATTCGGTTGCAGCTCCGTCTGCTTCATCCGTAAGTCAGGAACTACGATGATGATTTCTGAGCAACATCAGCCACTGGCGACATTTCTTGAACGCTTCCGCCATGAGCTTCATCGCCACCCGGAGCTCTCCTGGCAGGAGTTCGAAACCACCGCGCGCCTGCGCACAGCCCTCACGGAACATCAGATCCGCATCCTGGATTTGCCACTGAAAACCGGTCTGGTTGTCGAAATTGGCGCGCAGGACGGTCCCCTGGTGGTACTGCGTTCCGATATTGATGCGCTGCCGATTGAAGAAAAATCAGGTGTTGAGTATCGCTCGCTTAATGCAGGGGTGATGCACGCCTGTGGCCATGACTTTCACGCCTCAGCTGCGCTGGGTGCGGCAATATTGCTACAGAAACAGGCATCATCGCTACGTGGACGTGTCCGCATTCTTTTTCAGGCTGCCGAAGAGACGGGCCAGGGCGCTTCCGCGCTGATGGCCACCGGTGCGTTGGATCAAGCTCAGGTCATTTTCGGCATCCATAATGATCCGACGCTACCCGTTGGCGTCGTTGGCAGTAAAGCGGGTGCACTTACCGCTGGCGTCGATCGTTTTGTTATCACAATCACCGCCAAAGGTAGCCACGCGGCTCGACCGCACGACGGCAACGATCCTATTGTGATCGCCAGTCAGATCGTCGTGGCAATGCAAACCCTGATCAGCCGTAATGTGCCTTCAAATGAAAATGCTGTGGTATCCATCACTCAGCTACACAGCGGCACAACCTGGAATGTGATCCCCGATGACGCCATGCTGGAAGGTACAGTACGGACATTCAGCGCCGATGCGCGCACGCTAATTGAACGCCGTTTACGCCAGCTTTTAGAGGGCATTGCTCAGGCTTTTGATGCCCAAATCGCGCTGGACTGGCAGCCCGGTCCGCCGTCGGTGGTAAACCATGAAGAATGGGTGGATTTCGCACTGGAACAGGCACCGCTGGCAGGATTGGAACCTCGCGTAGTCACAGCCAGCCCTATCGGCGAAGATTTTGCATTTTATCAGCAGCAGTTGCCCGGTGCTTTTCTGATGATTGGCTCGGGCGGCCCTTATGCCCTGCATCATCCGGCATTCCGCGTCGACGATCGCGCCCTGTTCCCCACCGCGGATTATCTGGCGACGCTGGCCATCAACGCGCTTGAGAAACTTAGCGTTACGATGTAATCACCAAGGAAGCACCATGACGGATGTAACGCACGATCTGGCCACCCTGATTGTCGAAAGCCACCCCAGCGAAGAGGCCAGAGATCGCGCGCGCGACGGCTTGCTGGATTTTATTGCCGTAACGCTACCGGTATTACGCGGTGAAGCACGCGATAGCGGGCTGGAGAGCCTGCGCAAAGTTTGGCAGGCTAAAGATGCGCAAACACGCGCGTTGCTGTTGGGCTACGCCGGACATGCACTGGATTATGACGATTTTCATCCCGACTTTCGCGGTCATCCAGGTACGGTGATTTTACCGACGCTGCTAGCGTTAGCAGAGGAGAGCCATCCGAATACAGACGGGCTGCTGGATGCGTATATTATTGGCGTAGAGGTGGCGGGCAGGCTGGGTCTGGCAGCCGGCCAACAACACTATAAACGTGGATTTCACAGTACCGGCACGCTGGGTACGCTTGCTGCAGCTGCGGCGGCTGCGCGTCTGATTGGCGCCGATGTGGCGCAGACCGCCATCATTCTGGGGCTGGCGGCAACCCAGGCAAGCGGTTTACGGGCGCAGTTTGGCTCCGCGGTTAAACCGCTACATGCAGGACTGGCCGCGCAGGCGGCGGTGATCTCTGCCCGGCTGGTACAAGCTGGGCTCAGCGGCCAGGCCCGGGGGGTCATTGAGGGCTTTCTCGCAGCCTGCTGCGGTGAAAACGCTCATGGTGAACGGCTGACACAGAATTGGGGCGCACCCTGGCGGATTATCTCACCCGGGCTGGAGTTCAAACCCTATGCCACCTGCGGCGGTACTCACAGCGCCGCCGATGCCGCACGTCGTTTGCATCAGCAGTGGATAACGCAACATGGCGGCACCGTACAGCAACTGGTTGCAGCGATTGAGCATATCGAGGTGGCCTTCCCTCCGGGCGGGGATATTGCCGCCTCGGTTACCCGCCCCAAAACGGGTATTGAAGCACGATTCAGTCTGGAGTACGTCATTGCCTCTTGTCTGCTGTATGACAATGTGGCGCTGGAGGATGTCGCGGAAGGTCCGGTCAACCCCACTATCGCCGCACTGGCCAGCAAGGTACAGCGCTGCCCGGATAATAGCGCACCGCCGGATGAGATCGATCCAACGCGGCGCTTCCACCAGGTAACGCTGTTTTTCCATGATGCGCCACCGCTGCTATGCAGGGTTACGCGGCAGCAAAGTGTGGCAGAACCCGTCGATCTACAGGCAAAACTGCGCCGCTGTTTGTCGGGCGCAACGAAGGAAGAGATAGAACAAATCGCGACGCTATGCCAGCTAAACACACCGCAGGCGATCTCCGAACTGAATCGATTGCTGAACGAGCAAGATCCCCCTTAAAAAACACCTACTTTTCGCGTATTCGCCACGATGATTGAATATATAGCTGTTATGATCATGCACAAGCGGAAAGCGTTTTTCCTCTGCTGAAAGTGGAATGCATAGACAGTGAAGGCTGTATCAGACGGGAAATAATGCAAACTGCGGATGGAATGCGACAACAATTGGCGGCGTCGTCACAATGTTCACAGCAATATCGCCCCTGAATTCGAAAACAAGGGCTTTACTCATGTCTGTGTCCAGATGACAGGGATAATATTCTTTGCTTATAAAGAATAACTTACAGTACCGTCGCTAAAAAATGACGCACGCGGGGATTGGGTGCTTCATTCAGCACCACCGATGTTGGGCCTGCCGCAACAATGCGCCCGTTTTCCATAAAGACAATATTATCCGCAACCTCGCGCGCAAAGCCGATCTCATGAGTAACGATCACCATTGTGATACCGGAGTGAGCAAGCTTTTTGATCACTTGCAACACTTCGCCCACCAGCTCCGGATCCAGCGCGGAAGTCGGCTCGTCAAACAGCATGACGTCTGGATCCATTGCCAGCGCACGGGCTATCGCCACGCGCTGCTGCTGACCGCCTGAGAGCTGCTGCGGCCAGTCGTTTTCACGCCCGGCCAGCCCAACCTGTTTCAGCAGCGCCATACCTTTGCTGACCGCCTGTTGGCGATCAATTTTTTTCACGCGTACGGGTGCATCAATAATGTTTTGCAACACGGTACGATGTGGGAACAGGTTAAACTGTTGAAAGACCATGCCAATCTGGCTGCGCTGCACGGCAACCTGCTTATTACTCAGCTCATACAGCAAGTGCCCTTTTTGCTGATAGCCAACCAGCGCATCACCAATATGGATAGTGCCACCATCCAACTTTTCCAGATGGTTGATGCAGCGCAATAACGTTGATTTCCCCGACCCGGAAGGGCCCAAAATAACAGTAACGGAACCGGCAGGCATATCGACGTTAATCCCATCAAGGATGGTGACACCGGAAAAACGCTTAGTAATGTTACGCAGTGCTATCGCTTCAGCCATGGCCCACTCTCTCTTCTTTTAGAACGCGCGCTGCGGGTTTACGCTTGATCCATCTGCGTTTCTCACCACGCGTAATGCCACGCGCAAAATAACGCTCTACATAGTACTGACCAACAGACAGCACGGATGTCATCAGCAGATACCACAGCGTCGCGACCAGCAACAGAGGGATCACCTGATAGGTACGCTGGTAGATAATTTGTGCTGAGAACAGAACGTCCTGTAGTGAAATAACCGAGACCACAGCGGTCGTTTTTAACTGCCCGATCATTTCATTACCTGCCGGGGGCAGAATGGCGCGCATGGCCTGTGGCAGTACGGTATAGCGGAAAATTTCTGCCGGCCGGTAACCTAATGCTTTCGCCGCTTCCAGTTGGCCGTTCCCCACACTTTGGATACCCGCACGTACAATCTCTGCCGCATACGCGGCCTGGTGCATCACCAGCGCAATCACCGCCGCGCTAAACGGGCTGATTAGCGTGTTAGCGGAGGTACTCCATAGCTCTCCCAGGCCCGGCAGAGAGATCGAAACAGTCGGATATAGCGCCGCAATGTTGTACCAAAGAAATAGCTGTACCAGCATTGGAACACCGCGAAAGAACCAGGTATAAGCCCAACTGACACTCACCAACACCGGATTGGAAGAGAGTCGCATCAGCGCCAACACCGTTCCGCCTGCAAAGCCAAGAATGACGGAGATGGCAGTAAGTTGCAGCGTCATCAGCACGCCGTTCAGAATCGACTCGGTGGTGAAGCTGTCAGCAATCACCTGCCATTCAAAGCGGGGGTTATGTACCATTGAGTTAGCGGCGGCCAGCAGCAGCAGCAACACAATAAAAGCGCTAATCCAGCGACCGTAATAGCGTTTCCCGACGATACGCAACGTATCGCGTTCGTTCACGCTTTCGGGTGAATTCATTGAAAAATATCCTGATTACGTTTGGCTGCGGTTACCGCGCCAAAGCCAATCGACCACTTATCGAGGATTTTCTGATAAGAACCATCCTTAATCAGCGAGTTCAGCGCAGACTGAACCGCAGGCTCCAGCGGAGAATCTTTAGCCAGGGCTACGGATACCGGTGCATCATCGACCTGGATCTGTCCGCTCAGGGCCAGCACGGGCACTTGGCTGACCTGATAGATCAGCCCCTCATAGGGGCCAAAAAACATCGGTACGCGCCCGCTTACCACCGCCTGAACACCAGCCGGACGATCCGGGAAGACGGCGGTTTTAATCGCGTCTTTCCCTGCGGCCTCACATGCCTTACTTGCCTCATCCAGGCGTGTCAGTTGCGTGGTGCCAGCACCGGCGCCCACGGGTTTACCACAGACATCAAGCAGCGAGGTGAACGGTTTTACGTTAGCATCCTTGCGGGTAATAATGCCGAGGCGAGACGCATTGTAATAGCCGATAAAATCGACCTGCGTCAGGCGCTGTTTGGTTGCATTAATATTTGACAGGGCTACATCGTAGCGACCGGACTTCAGTCCGGGAATAATGTTGTCAAAGCCGCCGGTGTCGCGCCACTGCACCGGGATACCCAATCGTTCCCCGACCGCGTTCATGATATCAATCTCCCGGCCCGCCAGGGTGCGGTTATCTTCTTTATAGAATGTCGTTGGCGGCGTATTCGGATTGGTTCCCGCAATGATATAGCCACGTTTCAGGATATCCGCCGGCAACTGACTCTTCAGGCTGGCATCTGCGGAGACGTGCAACGTACTTTCGGTTGGTACATTTTGCTCAGCGGCCCATGCACCGGGAAAACTGCCTACCAATAGCACTGAGAATAGCCATTTTGACACTTTCATTTGCACTCTTCCTCCCGATCAAACATAACAACCCGTTCCGCAACGGAACGCATAGAAACCAACTCTTGTGTCTTGTGAGTAGTCTGAAGACGGCTCGCCTCAGCCTCTCAGGCCATTCTCACTGAACCCGCGGAACCGGAGCAAATGCGAAAAAAAGCTAAGCTTTGCCGGATATCACACAAGTCGTTACTGGGTAGAAGCGTAGGAACATTGCCGAGCGAATAAGTGTGTCCGGAAGCCACCGCATAGCCGCGGCGAGAGAGACTACTGAGCGGGAGCGACAAAAATCGCGCAGCAAGAAAGTGGGGCATTGATCGTCCACAATCTCCCCGGCGTCATGCAAAAAAAAAGCCGCGATTATTATCGCGGCCTTTTTTAACCCGGTCTCGATTAGAAATCGTAGAACACGGTAATCCAGGTAGAATCGGGTTCGTCATCAGAACTGTTGGCCAACGTGCGCTCAACATATACCGACAGACCATAACCAATGGTAGTACCCGCACCAAGATAAACATGGTTCGCATGGAAATCTTCATTACCTTTAAGCTGCAGAGAGTCTGCTGCGACATAAGGCTGAATAGATTTCAGGAATGGTTTATCGATATTAAAGGTATAACCGACAAAACTCTCTACACCGTAACCACTACCCGCGAAAAACTTATCAACCGTATTTTCACGGCGGCTTGGCACAAAGTCTTTAAAGTAACTGGCGGTACCAACAATGTACCAGTTATTCGGTTGCCAGGTTAACGCTGTACCAGAAAGTTGCTGGTGATACTCTTTCTGACTATTTATATTATCTTTGATGTTGGCATTAGTACGGCTATATGCTGCACTCCATACCAGATCGTTGGTCAGTTTATAATCAAAGCCCAACCCACCGCCGTGCGTACGACGATAATCTAACGAATCGCCAACCGGGGTTTCGTCTGCCGGCAGCAGATAATCGGCATATAACGTTACCGGGCCAAAATCGTTGGTATATTTAATAGAGCGTTTAGGGCGGTTACTGCCGTCGAAATCGCCACCTATGCCTACGCCTGCGCCGTTAACCAGACCATCGTTATCCCAGACGTCACTTTTAATCGCAACGGTTGAGAAGTAAACGCCACGCTGGTGACCGTACGTCAGCGTACCATAACGATCGTCTTTAAAACCGGCATATGACTGGCGTTGACGATCGCGCAGACCACGCTCGTTGTAGTGACCATCCCACTCCAACGCATGCCCTAAATCCACTCCCCATTCGTAAAAACCAACAAACGAGGTATGTTCAGCTAATTTATAATCAGCGCCAAAACGGAAACGCGTACCGCCATCGTGGCCATTTTTATAATAGCCCGGCTCTGGACCGTTATTAAAAATCCATTCAGGGCGAATGCTTCCGCCCACTTTTAAACTTAATGGCGCCAGCAACGAATTACTTTGTGGGTTTTTCTCTAAAACGGTGATCTCAGCCCGCGCATTGGCAGATAACGCTGACAGAACAGCGCCGCCAATGAATATTGACGTTTTTAATTTGCTCATTAATTACCCTGTCTCCAACTTTTATTTTTGTTATGCCCGTCATACTTGAATTTGCATCATGACCTTATTAATTCAGCTTGCAGAAAACTCGAGATACCGCAATTCCGTCGAAGTTTATAAAAAAATAAACCTCGGGGAACTAACGTATCTGCAATTTGAAGATTCAGAGACATATTGCATTTACGTGACGTTGCGCCACGAATAAATGTTTAACACAAGTGTAATATGCAACAAAGTAAAAAATACGAACACCCACATGCTATTGATGATCGGGATTTGGTTGTTTTATAAACAAATGTATTTATGAAAGTAACAAAATGAAAGGAAATACAAAATAGCGGTCAACATATCAGCAATATGCGTCATTATTAGTCTTTTTAATAATTAAAGGCATAATTATTAGAAACATTTAATAACAATTTAATCTGATGAATAGCATCATTAAGTAAACATTTTGCAAGTTAGCCGTCAATTCATGGTTAAAACTGTGGGTATATCTCGCCAAAAATATAAAAAAAACAGAGCAATACACTAATGAATAAGAAAAATCCAATTTTATCAAATGGATGGATTAATCTCTAAAAAAACGTTTATCACCTTACAATAGGATACAACCATCAATCTCGCGAAGATAAGGCGATACTTTTGTACTCCCCTTGGGCAGCCGTTATATGAAAAAGTTCCATTTATCTGCGATAAACGCTCTCACAGTGCTCAGCTATTAAACAGAACCATTTCTGAAAACGGCATGATTGACTCCGCTCCACCTCTTGAATAATGACATCGTATTTGTCCTCCGATTTAATTCTTATCGTTAGCTAACTCGACACAGCAAATAAAAAACCATTATATCCCCCTGTTTTTCTGGCATTGATGCGGGACCTGAAGGAGCTTACCCTGCAACTGAAAACGGCGGGTTCTGCCGTTCAGCCAATGAGGCCACGCCATTCTGCCCTCACTCGGTTTAAATCATCTTCGCTAAAGGTATATCATCAGATTTGCCGCGCTATCCGATGAACCGTTAGTGATGTAGCAGTTCCTGCTGAATATTGGCTCGCGGGAATTTTCCGCCGTCAGCCCACAGCGGCCCCTTAACCATCAGAAGAAAGTCTTTCAGGTGCAGAAGATGGCGGTGCCGTTCACGGCATGATTGATATGATGTGGAATTCCTCTGCTACAGGATGTATCACCGATGTCAAAGACGGTAGAACAGATCGCCACCGCGCTGAGTCTCTCAGTGACTACCGTCCGCCTGGTGTTGAACGGTAAAGCCGAACAGCACCGTATCAGTGCTAAAACGCGCGCTCGGATCGCGACTTATGTTGATCGCTATGGCTATACCGTGAATCACACAGCGCGTAGCCTTAAGCTGAATAAAACCGATACCCTTGGACTGATTTTACCTCATCTGACTTCTCCCTTTTTCTCCGCACTGACGGAAAAGCTGGAGATGCGCTGTCGCGAAAACGGTTACCAGTTGATGATCGGCTGTAGTTATGATGACAGCCAGCAGGAAAATCAGCTGCTGGACTCGCTAGCGCAGCACAATGTTGACGGGTTATTTATAGTGCCTTCCACGCGGCAATCGCAGGAAAGCCACATTAAACACCGCAACCGCCCGATGATCGTTCTCGATCGAGATGTTGGTCGTCGTGACCGTCCTCTGGTCGTGAGTGACAATCTGCAGGGGAGTGAAATGCTGACGGAAGCGATGCTGCAGGCGGGAGTAAAACCCGCGCTGTTTATGGCGGGTGATATCCAACATCCCGTCATCCGTGAGCGGATTCTGGGCTATCGTAACGCCTTACGCGCCGCCGGGCTGACCGACACTCAAGAAGGGCAGTTGGCAGATTGCCATAACCGCTGTGAGGATGGAGCGCGTATCATGCGCCAGTATCTGCACCGCCACCCACAGCCGCCCGATGCCTTTATTGCGTCATCGTTAGCGATGCTGGAGGGCGCGTTACGTGAATTACGCGGATGGTGCGGGCATATTCCGCCGCATATTCATATCGGTACCTTCGAAGAGCACGCCATGCTTGGTTTTTTGCCCAACACATTGTGGTCTGTCAGGCAAAATGAACATTTATGGGCCCAACACGCCTTTGATGCCATGCAGCAAGCGCTGGCCGGCGATCGCCAGCCGCAAAAACATGTTATACCGATGTCATTGATGTATCGCGCTGGCGCGGTTATGCCCGAATGATATTGATGATGGCACATCCCACCAGCGACGTCATGCTAACTCACGCTCGCGCCCGCGCTTCCGTAAACACGTCTTATCACACCTCAAGCATACTCATTGGCGTATGGCGTTCCCCCTTTCATCGATTACGGTAATCGCCTCGCTAAGCGGAACAAATTGCTCATCAGTGCGTGTCCCGTTGATAAAAGTGAGCACCACAAAACGGGCCGGTTGACCACAGGCTGTTATCGGATAGTGCCAGGTATCAGGATGATAATGAATGCCGAAATGCGTCGGCACACGAAAAGCACGCAGTGTCGCGAGATCGGGAAGATCATCATCACCATGTTGCGCCACCAGCACCATATAGCTCTCCCCATAGCACGGCATAAACACCTGCGATGAAAAGATATGCCGCTCCATTTCCGCAACCATTAGTGGAAAGGTCGTTGGGGGAACCTCAACAACGCTCAGGCGTGGCCTGGCACTGTCTCGACCGTTGTGCAGTTCATCGATCAATTCGACACGCGTTTGTCCATGCCCCAGTGGCAATAACTGACCAAAGGGAGCAAAGGCATTGGCTGAGATCGGCTCGAGTATGATGTTTGCCATTATGCTGACGCCCTGAACGGATGATGCTGAAGCCAGTGCGAGGCTATCTCATTCCGCTTACAGATCCAGACACCGGGCTTGCTACGGACATAATCCAAAAAACGCATCAGACCCGAGGCTCTGCCGGGATGCCCTAACAGCCGCATATGCATCCCAACGCTCATCATCTTCGGGGAAATCGCCCCCTCGGCATATAACACATCAAAACTTTCCCGCAGATAAACGAAGAAATCATCGCCGGTAGCGAAGTTACCCGTGCTCCACTTCAGATCGTTATTCGTCAGAGTATAAGGAACCACCAAATGCGGACACCCTGCCAGCGTCACGTAGTAGGGAAGTTCATCGTTATAGCTATCACTGTCATACACAAAGCCTCCTTCCTCCATCAACAGGCGACGCGTGTTGATGGAGGGTCCGTAACGGCAATACCAACCCGATGGACGTTCTCCCATGGTCTTATGCAGGCTGTCGATTGCCAGCTGAATATGTTTTCTCTCTTCTTCTTCGGATAATTTATAGTGTTCTATCCAGCGCCAACCATGGCAACAGATATCATGTCCTGCCTGTTTTATCGCGATGGCCGCTGCGGGGTTTCTTTCCAGCGCCAGGGCACAGGCAAACACCGTCATGGGCAACTGACGCTCGGAAAAAATACGCATCAGCCGCCAAAACCCTATCCTGCTGCCATATTCAAACATCGACTCTGCGGCCAGGTCTCGCTCACCCCGCACAACTGAAGAAGCGGACATTTCCACCAGCCCGATATCGCTGTAGCCGTCACCATCACCGATGCTGTTTTCCGAGCCCTCTTCATAGTTAAGTACAAAGTTCAGCGCCAGACGTGCTCCGCCCGGCCAACCGGCATGAGGAGGATGCTCACCATAGCCGGTAAAATCACGTTCCAGGGATATGCTCATCAAATGTCTCCATCAGGATTATCATAAAATACACTCAGAACTGTTGTTCCTGTCGGCCACGAACTATCT encodes the following:
- a CDS encoding ureidoglycolate lyase, with protein sequence MANIILEPISANAFAPFGQLLPLGHGQTRVELIDELHNGRDSARPRLSVVEVPPTTFPLMVAEMERHIFSSQVFMPCYGESYMVLVAQHGDDDLPDLATLRAFRVPTHFGIHYHPDTWHYPITACGQPARFVVLTFINGTRTDEQFVPLSEAITVIDERGNAIRQ
- a CDS encoding ABC transporter substrate-binding protein, with the protein product MKVSKWLFSVLLVGSFPGAWAAEQNVPTESTLHVSADASLKSQLPADILKRGYIIAGTNPNTPPTTFYKEDNRTLAGREIDIMNAVGERLGIPVQWRDTGGFDNIIPGLKSGRYDVALSNINATKQRLTQVDFIGYYNASRLGIITRKDANVKPFTSLLDVCGKPVGAGAGTTQLTRLDEASKACEAAGKDAIKTAVFPDRPAGVQAVVSGRVPMFFGPYEGLIYQVSQVPVLALSGQIQVDDAPVSVALAKDSPLEPAVQSALNSLIKDGSYQKILDKWSIGFGAVTAAKRNQDIFQ
- a CDS encoding porin, with product MSKLKTSIFIGGAVLSALSANARAEITVLEKNPQSNSLLAPLSLKVGGSIRPEWIFNNGPEPGYYKNGHDGGTRFRFGADYKLAEHTSFVGFYEWGVDLGHALEWDGHYNERGLRDRQRQSYAGFKDDRYGTLTYGHQRGVYFSTVAIKSDVWDNDGLVNGAGVGIGGDFDGSNRPKRSIKYTNDFGPVTLYADYLLPADETPVGDSLDYRRTHGGGLGFDYKLTNDLVWSAAYSRTNANIKDNINSQKEYHQQLSGTALTWQPNNWYIVGTASYFKDFVPSRRENTVDKFFAGSGYGVESFVGYTFNIDKPFLKSIQPYVAADSLQLKGNEDFHANHVYLGAGTTIGYGLSVYVERTLANSSDDEPDSTWITVFYDF
- a CDS encoding LacI family DNA-binding transcriptional regulator — protein: MSKTVEQIATALSLSVTTVRLVLNGKAEQHRISAKTRARIATYVDRYGYTVNHTARSLKLNKTDTLGLILPHLTSPFFSALTEKLEMRCRENGYQLMIGCSYDDSQQENQLLDSLAQHNVDGLFIVPSTRQSQESHIKHRNRPMIVLDRDVGRRDRPLVVSDNLQGSEMLTEAMLQAGVKPALFMAGDIQHPVIRERILGYRNALRAAGLTDTQEGQLADCHNRCEDGARIMRQYLHRHPQPPDAFIASSLAMLEGALRELRGWCGHIPPHIHIGTFEEHAMLGFLPNTLWSVRQNEHLWAQHAFDAMQQALAGDRQPQKHVIPMSLMYRAGAVMPE
- a CDS encoding allantoinase PuuE, with product MSISLERDFTGYGEHPPHAGWPGGARLALNFVLNYEEGSENSIGDGDGYSDIGLVEMSASSVVRGERDLAAESMFEYGSRIGFWRLMRIFSERQLPMTVFACALALERNPAAAIAIKQAGHDICCHGWRWIEHYKLSEEEERKHIQLAIDSLHKTMGERPSGWYCRYGPSINTRRLLMEEGGFVYDSDSYNDELPYYVTLAGCPHLVVPYTLTNNDLKWSTGNFATGDDFFVYLRESFDVLYAEGAISPKMMSVGMHMRLLGHPGRASGLMRFLDYVRSKPGVWICKRNEIASHWLQHHPFRASA
- a CDS encoding amino acid ABC transporter permease; the protein is MNSPESVNERDTLRIVGKRYYGRWISAFIVLLLLLAAANSMVHNPRFEWQVIADSFTTESILNGVLMTLQLTAISVILGFAGGTVLALMRLSSNPVLVSVSWAYTWFFRGVPMLVQLFLWYNIAALYPTVSISLPGLGELWSTSANTLISPFSAAVIALVMHQAAYAAEIVRAGIQSVGNGQLEAAKALGYRPAEIFRYTVLPQAMRAILPPAGNEMIGQLKTTAVVSVISLQDVLFSAQIIYQRTYQVIPLLLVATLWYLLMTSVLSVGQYYVERYFARGITRGEKRRWIKRKPAARVLKEERVGHG